CTTGTCCATCAAGGTTCTTTTCTCATGTATCCTAACCATCACCTTCCTTCTAATAGCTTCCAACATGCTAATAATGGGTAGGAACCTAGCCTGAACTATCCACTTGTTGAATGTCTCACAAATATTATTGTCTACAGAATCACAGTTTGAGCCAAACCTGAACCAAGCCCTGCTCCAGTGGCTAGGATCTGTGTTCATGATAGCCCTTGCACCTTCAACAGTCTCTTGTGCCAGTCTTGGCTTTGCTAGGTTGAATAGCATGACATTTGGAGCTTTGGCACACCTCCAAAACTTCTTCTGCCACTCCTTCTTGCTGAATTTCTTCTTCCAGTTAGCATAAATATGCCTTGCACAATTTCTGTGCTCAGCACTTGGAGCCCAGTGCTGAACTGCATTTACAATTCCCTGCAATCAACCACATAGAAGCCATTTAATAACAACAACACATCAAGAAATACAGTAAATAACACTGAACAAAATATGTTAGAAGAGTATACCTTCTGCTAGTCTGAAATAAACACCCAACCATCACCTTCACCAACTCCCAAGTCCTTGCATAGCAAATCACAGAACCAATCCCATGAGTCATTTGTTTCCTTTTCCACCACAGCCCATGCAATTGGGTACATGGAGTTGTTGGCATCTCTGCCAACAGCACATAATAGCTCCCCATTGTTTGAACCTTTGAAAAAGCAGCCATCCAAACCAACAACCTTTCTACATCCCAATAAGAACCCATTCTTACAAGCAGCTAGGCAAACATATATCCTTTTGAACACTGGGCTTGGCTGGTCAGTATCAAGCTTGACAACAACTGTACTCCCAGGATTACTCCTCAACAATTCCAATTGATAGTCAAAAATTCTGGAGTATTCATCCCTTCTAGACTCATATATCTTCTTCAGGACATATGCTTTTGCTCTCTTGCACTGAGATGCACTGACATTTGCAAACATTTGCTCAGAGACAGTTGACTGCATGCTCTGAATACTCCAAGTTGGGTTATCTGTGATTATCTTCTCATATTTCTGAGCAATTCTCTTGTATGTGACCAGGTTGTTATCCTTCCTTGGAGGACAATTGTGCTCATTAACAAGACTTGCTATTTGCCAGCTATTTGTCCTGCTGTTCCTTGATAGCAAAAAACTCCATGGATAGGTTGCCCAGTCACACTTTGCCCTTGTCCTGCAACCTTCATCTTTGGGGAACCTTATGAATCTTTTGTTCTGCAAGGCTAGCTGGACCACTACCTCCTTAAACTCTTTTTTCCCATCAAATTTCATCCTAAGAGCAAGCCTAACATGGGGCTGGTTGGCATTAAATCTGGGGTATTTGGACTTCTTTCTGACAAACTATCCATCACTATCCTCTTCATATGAATCACCATCTGCACTGCTGTTCTCATATGGGCTATTATCTTCCTCACCCTGAATCTGAACCAAGACTCCATCATTAATCTGTCTTGAAGACCCCATATAGATCACATCATCTAAATTTCCTACCTCACCATCCTTTAGCTTCTTCTTAAACTCCTTGTATGCCTTCCTAATTTCCTCAACCTCTTGATCTTCTCCTGATGAACAAGAGTCCCCACCAACGTAATCACTGTGAGAACCAGACAAGTCTGCACTCTTCACCCTCTCTTCACATAGTACCACAGCTTTCCCCTTATCCTTTGGGCTTGGGGTACTCCAAGCTCTCAATCTATCTAAATCACTTTTTGTCTTCTCTGGTGTTGACTGAATAAGAAGAATAGGCTTCGCAGTAGGTAATTCAAACACAGCATCATCATTTAAATCATCCCATTCATCATCAGCAGGAGACATGTCCTCCAATTCATCTTCAAAGTCACTGTCATCACTGCTACCAGACTCATTGGACTCCCCTCCCACTACTGCCTCTACATATATTTCAGCCACTCCTCCATCCACAACACACTTTGACATATAGTCACAGACCTTGTCATCAACCAACACCCTCAGCCCATCTGCCAGTTCTTTCCCAGGAAAAAGCCAGCGCAAAAGCATACCAGGGAGCACTTCGCAGTGATCTTTTAGATACCCAATTAACTCAGGCAAGGATATTTTGTCACGTTCAATGTAAGACATACCCTCAGATCCACCAACATAAAATGTTTCCCTCCCATTGTTAATGAATTCACCGCCAAAGTGAAATCTAACAGATAAATACTCTAGAGGATCCATTGCAGTGATGGTAAAATTGTCCTAAAAAAAGTTAAGACTAAAAAATCAATCCCAATGCATATGTGCCCTAAGATTGACAGTTAAAAAACAACCACCATACTTCCACCTTTACTATAAAATGAACAAAATCAATCCCTATGCATGCACCTAACAATCCCAACACGAAAATCAACCTCCCCCATATTCCCACTTACTCCACCTTTCTGCACTATAATAACAATCCCAACGCATCTGACTAATATCTAGCAAGAACTGCTCAAAAAAATATCAATCCATCCCACACTACAACTACTTCACCAAAAAATCCACACTTCAAATCGAGCTAAATCACATACCTCAAATGCCCGGTTTCTTCCAGCCTAGTTGATCCCAGCCGCCTTGCAATGCGCCACCGTGGTCGCagtggagctcgccggcctcgtcgccgtggCCACCTTGGAGCGCGCCACCCCCGCCCGCCTAGAGCGCCGCCCAGCCCCGCCGCAGCCAGCCTCGCCGGAGTCACCGGAATCGCCGCCCATTCTAGGGTTTCGGGGAGAAAGGGGAAATtttgcgagagagagagagaaagagagagagagagagaacgctCCGCTGTTATATAGTGACCCCGTGCTGACGTGCCGTCCCCTTGCCACACTGTACTGCCACGTGTACGAAGACCGGTCAAAACCGCCCATAATTCTGCCTTAGGGGGTTAAGtaaccggttttgatagttgagggtgaatTATATCCGGTTTTCGTTTTTAGGGGCGTATTTCAGACGACCGCTATAGTTCGGGGGGGtatttcgtactttttcctttttcttaaaACATTGAACCAGAAACCTAAAGAAATAAATTAATAGACGTTGGGACTTAAGATCAGAAGAGGAACATAAATTGTTCTTGAACAAGAGCAAGAAAAAGGACTCAGTAGAACCATTGGCATGGAATTTATGTATTTGGCAGGTGAGTATTAATTACACCATTGCTAacatgaaaaaaagagagagaatcccttatatgccactccaAATTAACCGGTTCCCTTATATGCCCTTTCAAATTGGCTCCTCCTTTCTATGCCACCGGTTCAAGTTTGTCCTCCCTTTTATGCCATTGCTGTCACTCCACCGTCAATTGATCGTTAACTTCATAGTAAAAAGACGCATTTACCATTGAGAGTTGGTATACAACCAATGATAGGTATTTTCGTACTAATATATCTACTGGATAcaacatatgaaaattgattttttttcaatcacaTGCAATTTTAGACATCACCATCACAAATAAACTTTCAATATAAGTATGAAACATGCAGCTTTCCAACAATACTTTTAGGGAAAATtgaaaccatgccattataattttgtaaaatttgagatatgccatcctgacccacatgtcattgactcatgtgggtcctacatgtcattgagataccgatgacatatctcaaactttgcaaaattataatggcatggttccaaattacccatatttttaatacaaagagcattttcCACCGGTTCTGACAAAACTTTGTTcactcaaaaaggatttaaaataaattagttatgatttttttgaagtttacacattttttttagttgAGAGGGCATATTGGTCATTTATGAAAAAACTAACATTTGACTAACCATCAACAAATGCTATAGTGCTGGGAGTAGAATAAAAGGGTGGAAAAACTTGAACTAGTGGTGTATAAGGGAGAAGCCAAT
The window above is part of the Oryza sativa Japonica Group chromosome 7, ASM3414082v1 genome. Proteins encoded here:
- the LOC136357415 gene encoding uncharacterized protein, which encodes MSYIERDKISLPELIGYLKDHCEVLPGMLLRWLFPGKELADGLRVLVDDKVCDYMSKCVVDGGVAEIYVEAVVGGESNESGSSDDSDFEDELEDMSPADDEWDDLNDDAVFELPTAKPILLIQSTPEKTKSDLDRLRAWSTPSPKDKGKAVVLCEERVKSADLSGSHSDYVGGDSCSSGEDQEVEEIRKAYKEFKKKLKDGEVGNLDDVIYMGSSRQINDGVLVQIQGEEDNSPYENSSADEFKEVVVQLALQNKRFIRFPKDEGCRTRAKCDWATYPWSFLLSRNSRTNSWQIASLVNEHNCPPRKDNNLVTYKRIAQKYEKIITDNPTWSIQSMQSTVSEQMFANVSASQCKRAKAYVLKKIYESRRDEYSRIFDYQLELLRSNPGSTVVVKLDTDQPSPVFKRIYVCLAACKNGFLLGCRKVVGLDGCFFKGSNNGELLCAVGRDANNSMYPIAWAVVEKETNDSWDWFCDLLCKDLGVGEGDGWVFISD